The following proteins come from a genomic window of Shewanella halifaxensis HAW-EB4:
- the tsaA gene encoding tRNA (N6-threonylcarbamoyladenosine(37)-N6)-methyltransferase TrmO: MLFNDETTMIQFNAIGYAKTAYKTIADMPIQGAGIADNLAQIVIDEALQAGLQDLGAFSHIYVIFHLHKMSEPALSVIPFLDTKPHGIFATRSPKRPNPIGLSIAEIERIEGNIIFVKDIDLLDGTPILDIKPYIQAFDNISNTRDGWYEQGLDPKTIRSDERFK; encoded by the coding sequence ATGCTTTTTAATGACGAGACCACTATGATTCAATTTAATGCCATAGGGTATGCAAAAACCGCGTATAAAACGATTGCTGATATGCCGATCCAAGGGGCGGGTATTGCCGATAATTTAGCGCAAATTGTAATAGATGAAGCTCTGCAGGCTGGCTTACAAGATCTCGGTGCCTTCTCTCATATTTATGTGATTTTTCATCTGCATAAAATGAGTGAACCAGCGCTGAGCGTAATCCCTTTTCTTGATACAAAACCACATGGTATTTTTGCGACTCGCTCGCCAAAAAGACCCAATCCGATCGGACTCTCCATCGCTGAAATCGAGCGAATTGAAGGCAACATTATTTTCGTAAAAGATATCGACCTGCTTGATGGCACGCCAATCTTAGACATTAAGCCCTATATTCAAGCTTTCGATAATATCAGCAATACTCGCGATGGCTGGTATGAACAAGGACTGGACCCTAAAACGATCCGCTCAGATGAGCGTTTCAAGTAA
- a CDS encoding DUF2955 domain-containing protein gives MFHSRANALIRLAVFPVLLLYWQDFYGTRLPLLGPALVAVLFCISSQMPSAKMILKLGVILFVCTWAQGQISLYLFDDPLIYYLLLFVTFYWCMQRARENPTDIISSFMLLSLVLVTVFSRQKGLDITQLPKGLFLELIYAGFTVFIAFLLFPGGEIIATTQTIPEGGAQTEIWHLLLKAACSFICLWVFIDLNLSQAALMAITFTNVIKDPNPMKGVNYGISRFIMNSVGLLFALPPLLAAAFEVNIIVQLGVAIVCAMLMGIYAMKKEASINSFQVLYCAYVILLFKGITESGGNALHNDFIRIGSILFSVMLGLIILLLLQSPTKTEQVP, from the coding sequence ATGTTTCATAGCCGGGCAAATGCGCTGATCCGATTGGCTGTATTTCCAGTTTTATTGTTATATTGGCAGGATTTTTACGGTACACGTCTACCACTACTTGGGCCTGCCTTGGTGGCGGTTTTATTTTGTATCAGCTCACAAATGCCGTCAGCGAAAATGATTTTAAAGCTAGGTGTTATCTTGTTTGTTTGCACATGGGCGCAGGGTCAAATAAGCCTATACCTATTTGATGATCCATTAATTTATTATCTATTATTGTTTGTTACCTTCTATTGGTGCATGCAAAGGGCGCGTGAAAACCCTACTGATATCATATCTTCTTTCATGCTGCTTTCATTGGTATTAGTGACTGTATTTAGCCGCCAGAAGGGGCTTGATATCACTCAACTGCCTAAAGGGCTATTTTTAGAACTTATCTATGCTGGCTTTACGGTCTTTATTGCCTTTCTATTATTCCCCGGCGGGGAAATTATCGCGACAACTCAAACGATCCCAGAGGGGGGAGCACAGACGGAGATTTGGCATCTTTTGCTTAAAGCGGCTTGTTCGTTTATCTGTTTGTGGGTCTTTATCGACTTAAACTTATCTCAAGCGGCTCTTATGGCTATTACTTTTACGAATGTGATTAAGGATCCAAACCCGATGAAAGGGGTAAATTATGGTATTAGCCGCTTCATAATGAACAGTGTCGGGCTGTTGTTTGCTTTACCTCCGTTGTTGGCTGCTGCATTTGAAGTCAACATTATCGTGCAGCTAGGCGTGGCTATTGTTTGTGCCATGTTGATGGGTATTTATGCGATGAAAAAAGAGGCTAGTATCAATAGTTTTCAAGTCTTATATTGCGCCTATGTGATTTTGCTCTTTAAAGGCATTACAGAGAGTGGTGGTAATGCACTGCATAACGATTTTATTCGTATTGGGTCAATTTTGTTTTCGGTGATGCTGGGTTTGATTATATTGCTGCTACTTCAATCTCCGACTAAAACTGAGCAAGTACCTTAG
- a CDS encoding GGDEF domain-containing protein: MSEIYQSDLQVWQGVIQQLPYWLLPASIAIALQFNRSRLAYLAAFMLAYYLCVTHSLVDSAELAQYSRQILLGGALTISWFAFIKDRGLLSPHSLVRVLGCCVCLAAGFGWLWVNSQFKLQLDEVLPTQISMDIRVLSPLYLALLLVFIRGVWQPNLVNTSIFITLVLWAVHFVFPASLPLSISMTTLATIYILTVLTDSYFLAYRDELTGLASRRALYNLVLSLGRKYSVAMLDIDHFKKFNDTYGHDVGDQVLRLVASKIAKVSGGGKAFRYGGEEFTVIFPRKDSSAVLGYLEDVREAIEEYDIVLRNEQRKSQSKAKRGKAQQKSQTVSVTISIGVAEHQSGETFEQTMKRSDQALYKAKKKGRNQICV; encoded by the coding sequence ATGAGCGAGATCTATCAATCAGATTTGCAGGTTTGGCAGGGAGTGATACAACAGCTTCCCTATTGGTTGCTGCCGGCCTCAATCGCTATTGCGTTGCAGTTTAACCGTAGCCGCTTAGCTTACTTAGCGGCATTCATGTTGGCTTACTATCTGTGTGTGACCCACTCTTTAGTTGACTCCGCAGAGTTGGCGCAATACTCACGGCAGATCTTGCTCGGCGGTGCACTCACTATCAGTTGGTTTGCCTTTATTAAAGACAGAGGGCTACTATCTCCCCATAGTTTGGTGAGAGTGCTTGGTTGCTGCGTTTGTTTGGCGGCGGGCTTTGGTTGGCTATGGGTCAACTCGCAATTTAAATTACAGTTGGATGAGGTACTTCCTACGCAAATTAGCATGGATATTAGAGTCTTATCCCCTCTGTATCTTGCCTTATTGTTAGTGTTTATTCGTGGAGTTTGGCAGCCTAATTTAGTGAATACGTCTATATTCATAACCTTAGTGCTTTGGGCTGTGCACTTTGTTTTTCCGGCCTCTCTTCCATTGTCTATTTCAATGACGACATTGGCCACTATTTATATTTTGACTGTGCTCACCGACTCTTATTTCTTGGCTTATCGCGATGAACTCACAGGACTTGCGTCGCGCCGTGCACTGTATAACTTAGTGCTTTCTTTAGGGCGTAAATACAGCGTGGCCATGCTCGATATCGATCACTTTAAGAAGTTCAACGATACCTATGGCCATGATGTCGGCGATCAGGTATTGAGGTTAGTCGCCAGCAAAATCGCAAAGGTGAGCGGTGGCGGCAAAGCCTTCCGTTATGGTGGTGAGGAGTTCACCGTTATCTTTCCACGCAAGGATTCATCTGCGGTTCTTGGTTACCTAGAAGACGTACGCGAGGCGATAGAGGAATATGATATCGTGCTTCGTAATGAGCAGCGTAAGAGTCAATCAAAAGCTAAACGCGGTAAAGCTCAGCAAAAATCTCAAACGGTGAGTGTCACTATTTCGATAGGGGTCGCGGAGCATCAAAGTGGTGAAACCTTTGAGCAAACAATGAAGCGCTCGGATCAAGCCCTGTATAAAGCTAAGAAGAAAGGCCGTAACCAGATCTGCGTGTAA
- a CDS encoding glucosaminidase domain-containing protein, giving the protein MSFTKILVCMVLLTSPLVLASSSLNLSQNLNAIHSLPLSPEQVQQPYPHVTVKTLRSADQLITEFDKNNYQLGRVEDSNKLPAYFIENLPSDLNALPVSQKTSGFIRLLMPTIKAVNDRILLIRDELSRLSAKPASQWSEAEKLWVQTLSDSYAIKSGDIAELLLHIDIIPAGMVLAQGIDESGWGTSHFAIAANNLYGEHLPHDGGKYLTTPDGHVKVAAFSDLYQSTASYMHNLNTTRAYKELRLLRQQLRAQKNLTGYELVQSLLHYSTRGQAYVDNLRALIKRHHLDDFDQSKLSANDTIRYRFTDDGNG; this is encoded by the coding sequence ATGTCTTTTACTAAAATACTCGTTTGTATGGTTTTGCTTACGTCGCCGCTTGTTTTAGCTAGCTCAAGTCTTAATCTAAGCCAGAATCTCAACGCTATCCACAGTTTGCCTTTATCTCCTGAGCAAGTGCAACAACCTTACCCTCATGTCACCGTTAAAACGCTAAGGTCGGCAGATCAGCTGATCACTGAGTTTGATAAAAATAACTATCAGCTTGGGCGCGTTGAGGACAGCAATAAGCTCCCAGCCTACTTTATTGAAAACTTGCCGAGTGATTTAAATGCGCTGCCGGTATCGCAAAAAACATCCGGTTTTATTCGGCTACTGATGCCCACCATCAAGGCGGTGAACGACCGTATTTTGCTGATAAGAGATGAGTTAAGCAGGTTATCGGCCAAACCTGCATCCCAGTGGTCTGAGGCTGAGAAGCTTTGGGTGCAAACATTGTCAGACTCTTACGCGATAAAGTCAGGAGATATAGCCGAGTTACTCTTGCATATCGACATTATTCCTGCCGGTATGGTGCTTGCGCAAGGTATTGATGAGAGTGGTTGGGGAACAAGCCATTTCGCAATAGCAGCCAATAATCTCTATGGTGAGCATCTGCCCCACGATGGCGGCAAGTACTTAACGACGCCGGACGGTCATGTAAAGGTGGCTGCATTTAGTGATCTGTACCAGAGCACCGCAAGTTATATGCATAACCTCAATACGACACGAGCTTACAAGGAGCTTAGGTTGTTGCGGCAGCAATTACGAGCTCAAAAAAACTTAACAGGATATGAGTTGGTGCAATCTCTGCTGCATTACTCGACGCGTGGTCAGGCCTATGTGGACAACTTACGTGCACTGATCAAGCGCCACCATTTAGATGATTTCGACCAGAGCAAGCTGAGCGCAAATGACACTATTCGCTACCGCTTTACCGATGACGGCAATGGTTAG
- a CDS encoding DUF3083 family protein encodes MSLSHQQKVYIPKSVRANQYITAEIKVTDALLAHYPDYKTCYQTLSRSIFNLANQEELYNVHVITNDKLPVVRFHSEAYCFPTAEQIIFFYNPEYHEAQSLHSKDDYRARKIRIVFLATGDEIRSNSANLHIKVQSFLAKLMPQLPEKDLTIKIRDHQHLSYDLFAKAKGNKESYGYKLRSISDRYRSRQCPLPEGHGSLCYVTVKLPLSRKLKLAILPEHTNDFTPLYQKLEDAFVQAASAKQLKQIAMVANGLTPLVRNSKFDQVDGTDEVQMLGFDPNIEDQQFICHWDGNHLVEMVSFTIAAGVNDSKDGALGRYLNRVEDALRSFASELALDKSREDLIVRFHQHISYQAPQQLLS; translated from the coding sequence ATGTCCCTTAGCCATCAGCAAAAAGTGTACATTCCCAAGAGCGTTCGAGCTAATCAATATATAACTGCTGAAATTAAGGTAACGGATGCTTTACTGGCCCATTACCCCGATTACAAAACGTGTTATCAGACGCTTAGTCGCAGCATTTTTAATCTTGCGAATCAAGAAGAGTTATATAATGTTCACGTGATCACCAACGATAAGTTACCCGTAGTACGTTTTCACTCTGAGGCGTACTGCTTCCCAACGGCAGAGCAGATCATATTTTTCTATAATCCCGAGTACCATGAAGCCCAAAGCCTTCATAGTAAGGATGACTATCGAGCACGAAAAATTAGGATTGTATTTCTAGCAACGGGTGATGAAATTCGCAGTAACTCAGCTAATCTTCATATCAAGGTGCAATCTTTTCTTGCGAAACTGATGCCTCAATTACCAGAAAAAGATCTCACCATCAAAATCCGCGATCACCAACATCTCTCATATGATCTATTCGCCAAAGCTAAAGGCAACAAAGAGAGTTATGGATATAAGCTGCGCTCAATTAGCGACAGATATAGATCAAGGCAGTGTCCGCTTCCAGAAGGGCACGGGTCACTATGTTATGTCACGGTCAAACTACCTTTAAGCCGTAAGCTTAAGCTGGCTATATTGCCAGAACATACCAATGACTTTACGCCTCTATATCAAAAGCTTGAGGATGCCTTTGTGCAAGCGGCATCAGCCAAACAACTTAAGCAGATAGCAATGGTTGCTAATGGACTCACACCGCTTGTACGCAACAGCAAATTCGATCAAGTTGATGGTACCGACGAAGTGCAAATGCTTGGCTTCGATCCCAATATAGAAGATCAACAATTTATTTGTCATTGGGATGGTAACCACTTAGTCGAAATGGTTAGCTTTACTATTGCCGCTGGCGTTAATGATAGTAAAGATGGGGCGCTTGGGCGTTATTTGAATCGAGTCGAAGATGCGCTAAGGAGCTTTGCCTCTGAATTAGCGTTAGATAAATCACGCGAAGATCTTATTGTGCGTTTTCATCAACATATTAGCTATCAAGCGCCGCAGCAGCTGCTAAGCTAA